A window from Henckelia pumila isolate YLH828 unplaced genomic scaffold, ASM3356847v2 CTG_466, whole genome shotgun sequence encodes these proteins:
- the LOC140872618 gene encoding secreted RxLR effector protein 161-like, with translation MSCTRPDIAYAVSKLSRFTSNPADKHWKAIIRLLKYLRYTRDHRLHYTKHPAVIEGYSDENWISDMKYSKSTSGFVFTLGGAAITWKSSKQTVIARSTMESEFIALDKCAEEAEWLRLFLEDVPGWVKPAPAICIHCDSQSAIGRAQSKMYNGNSRHIRRRHNTIRQLLSTGVISIDYVNSKDNIADPLTKVNVEDKHRDFNDSDGIQHRITYVREK, from the exons ATGAGTTGTACACGACCAGACATAGCCTATGCAGTAAGCAAATTGAGCAGATTCACGAGTAATCCAGCAGATAAACACTGGAAAGCAATTATAAGATTGCTAAAGTATTTAAGATACACTCGTGACCATAGGCTGCACTATACCAAACATCCTGCTGTTATTGAAGGATACAGTGATGAAAACTGGATATCTGATATGAAATACTCAAAATCTACAAGTGGATTTGTATTCACTTTAGGAGGTGCAGCAATTACTTGGAAATCTTCTAAACAAACTGTAATAGCCAGATCCACGATGGAATCTGAGTTTATTGCACTTGATAAGTGTGCTGAAGAAGCTGAATGGTTGCGTCTATTTTTAGAAGATGTTCCAGGATGGGTGAAACCTGCACCGGCTATTTGCATTCATTGTGATAGCCAATCTGCAATCGGAAGGGCACAAAGCAAGATGTATAATGGAAATTCTAGACATATACGTCGTAGACACAACACCATTAGACAACTACTCTCAACTGGAGTTATCTCTATTGACTATGTAAATTCAAAGGATAATATAGCGGATCCGTTAACCAAAG TGAATGTTGAGGATAAGCACAGAGATTTTAATGATTCTGATGGAATTCAACATAGAATCACCTATGTGAGAGAGAAGTGA